The Mangifera indica cultivar Alphonso chromosome 19, CATAS_Mindica_2.1, whole genome shotgun sequence nucleotide sequence ttttattgacatttattttaaatttgttgagttgtaattaaagatgatttaaatccactttaaatgaaaaataatttaattaaagtttataatttatatttaaaactcaaatttataatttaaatttatgatttatgttgaaataatattattttaataattatttaatctaattagAATCAAGTTAcgagttaaatttaaatcaaattaaattattcatctAATTTGtaagtcaaatcaaattaaaatttttctaatttaaatttaacttaattttaaaataaactcaaattaagatcttttgtctttgtttggaaaaatcatcaaaaagatATGACTTAAATCAATACAGAGATTGTTAGAGGGAAAGAAATCACTAAGAGGGAGAAAAcgtcaaaaaatgaaaaataaatttcaaagaaaaaattattttttaaaatttaatataaaaaattattaatttttaaaatttataaataaatatttaagatttaagaAATTAGGGGAGGGTGGACTAAGTCTCCGGcctagatttatttatttatttaactttttgtGTTCCTTGGCTTCACTGACATAGTAGAGGAATCTTATGATATGGACGTTATTATTAGGTGTGAGTTGAGTAGTGTGCCAAACCAATGCTTTCATCGAACGGTTCACAACGCATTGGAAGCTCCCCCGCCGTGGAAATGAAAACGAGCCTATTTATTTATTGGGCAAACCAGTATTTTCCGcgtaagttttagtttaattttaataactcttgtgttaatttaaatttttaaatatttatttataatttaattttaaaaataataataaaattattattttattttaaaattttaaaaaaattatatcatttttatttatataatttaaaaaattaataatttttttttaaaattaattttaaaagttactaTTTccttttttagggtttaaaaagatttttcaacCAACAAATCtgacaaattataaattattgaaactaCAAAAGGATAATCTCTAAACAACAAAACGTTTTCATCATCTAGACGTAAAATCATAATGTTTTATCATCTAGACAAAGCGTCATCTCTAGATGGATGACACTTCTAGGTGACGAAACATTGTTGATTTGGACAATACTTCATCGAAAAGTGTCGTTAATCTAGATAATGTCCTTtgcttttttgttgtttaaatcAATGACAAAATGTTGATCTAAAGACGATGAAAAGTCATCTAGATGTCATCTTCCTGTTGTTCTGACCACCAACGACTATCGAATTTATTGACTggaaaagatttttcaaaccttaaaaagaaaatgataagtttttaaaatttaattataaaaaaaattagtagttTTTCAACctatagagataaaatgatataactttttaagctctagtaataaaataatgatttttcattatttaaaaaaaaattataataaaaattaatttataaataaatatttaaattaaattatcataaataccttttaaaattaagctaaagcttgggtgggcaatagtcctttgcccttatttatttttaacctgCCATTGTTACTATTATGGGAATGGTCATACAGGATTGGAATACAAGTGATCTAATGCGGAGGCAGCAAAGGCTGGTGGAGGCTCAGTGCCTTTATTATATTGGGGCCcagcaaaaactcaaatatcttcCCCTACTttccgatttttttttttttttaatttaaaatttcctGGTAGCATGTTAAATCCATTCAAgaattaacaatttaattttgtccGTAATAAGATAATTATTTCACGTACGGTTGTAATAATTTTAGCATGGGTAATCCAAACTAATTCTGagttattcctttttttttttcacataataattaaacaaagtctagaagacttatttccacctaatatttattttttattaaaatttattaataaaaataaaaataaaaatattatttagttaaaaatattaatattattcttagaaaaaatattaaaatttacagttaaagaagaaaataaaataaatgtttattttttaatatttttaactaaataaaattaataaaattttaaaattatcaaacgtgaatttgaattttcaccTATCCTTGAGCGGGAATTATCTTTTCCAGCCTTACAAACTTTTTCTTGCAATTAACGTTGCTTGCACCCAGACGGCCTAGGGTTGCTCCTACCTTCCTCTATTCATGTCATATTTAAATGATTCAATGTCAAATCATTTATGAATTCCAGTTTCTTCTAAAACAAGAGACCTTAAATCTCGTTTGCTTTAATCAAATCTTGCGTTGTGGGTTATAAACCTAACCTACCATTTTAGGCATCAAATTACAGAATCtgcaataatttcaaattaacaagCAGTGGAAAATGGTGTCaccaaaattattgaatttggatttatttatttattatataaatatatttaaaatgaaaaaagaaaagtcaaaagGTGCGCTGGATTTATTTGCCTGGCTACGAATAtggttgaatatttttattgtttcctTTGTTAATATTAAGGAGCGGGCGTATGATATGCctgtttgaattgaaattttaaaagaagTCAGATGTTTCTGGGAATTAAAAAAGGCACAAAAAGACGTTACTTTAAATCGAATTTCCGTCTCAGGCATTTTAAAGGGTGAATAACATATTCCCACACAAGATTTGGTTTACGAACACCTTTCTACCCTTAGTTTGCATAAATAACGCTCTTTTACCCAAATTGaaactcaaaaaatatatatatagggtaagggtaaaataataattttattatttattaattttaaaaataaaatataacaatttttttatcaaactcaaatattttaaatataacaatttaactcttaaaaaatattgttatattaggGCGCAAacaattagggctggattcgagcccgaaacgagccgggctcagttcggttcgatcgagctcgagccgagcccgagctggctcgggttggctcggtatattttttaaaaaaatttttatacaaaacggcgtcgttttgatttttatatatatacaaaacgatgtcgttttgatataaaaaacgagccgagccgagccgttaccgagccgaactgaaaacgagccgaactcgagccgagccgaattcggctcgagtcgaactcgagccgagcccgagctggctgcgagccgagctcggctcggctcgaatccagccctacaaacaatatttcaaaaatttataatagaCCTCcacactttttttaaaattcaaataaccctatcaaaaatttcataaaacctttgatatttttaaaaattatattttatttcttaatatgcGATTGTACAATAAACACTTGTAtctataagaaaaaagaaaaaaaaatcaactaagACCTTATACAATATGAAtattgaaaatgtcatttttaatttttattaatttaaaattatttaataattttgaaaaataaaaaagtagaaataaaatagtaatttcacttcTCGAtactattatttcattaataaaatttaattttatatgggaaattgttatttatgttatatttttgggtaaaaatattatttatgctaaCTAAGggtgaaaaatgatttttaggctaaaccttgggtgggacatgtCATTCACAACATTTTTAATTACCATCGCAGAAtgagaaagggaaagaagatTAGGAGGCAATGCCATGTATTCAATCATTTGTTCATTATTGAACCACGTGTCGGAGTGCTGGGCCCTTTACAGAAGACTTATcgttcagttctatttttttgttcataattttatGTGCTAGCCTATTGAACTAGTTTGCCATAGGCTTAGTtggaatttattattatttccaaCGGGAAGAACACTTCATGTTGATGTAGACTAGGATCcaatcaagattattttaataattgaaaatcaatttcattttacattgaaattaaactgaattcgattacatttgacaaaataattccACTTTACGcaccaaaataaaatatttttattaaattataataaaattatacatataaataataaatataaatttatatataaatataatatattatcatatatttaaataattaaatgataactaattatataagcatatattattatttatttataagtttatactcattatttatatatatagtattatttattgaattaaattagatttagaGGTGTGCATAACTTAATTCAAACTATACAATtagataaaatcatttaaaaattataattttgtttatataattgtttgattttggttgataaatttttaaaaacaattttcaatttttgtttcagTTTTAGCGATTTTCAAATCAGAGCAAAatgtaaactgtattttttttaatacacacacatatatataacataattttctaataaacaattaggtatataatttttttatatttatttttttattttgttatatgtatttatatatgttttatattaattttacatatttatattatgctctataaaattataatcaattaattttattaaattatatatatttagaaatgaatggttttaataaatttaaactataattcaaatcatattttttaatttggtttgatttagaaaatttcttaactcttttttagtttgattcaaaaaaacttttaaaatacatCAACAACCTTTAATAGGATTTGAAACTCCTCTTAGTTGCGATTATACTGGGCTTGTCTTCTATTCTGAAACCCAAAGGTTAGAGCCCAAGCCCACTGAAAGTCATAAACAAAAGTTGGCTTGGATATgcaataataatgtatcactCTGTTAAATGTTGATGCggataatttttagaatttatccTTAAAGTTTTTCCTAACATCCCATAACcctttaaaatactttaatgaCGTTTGAGTCCTTGTATCTCATCAGCAAACATCAGAGACCAGAATGTCTCGTTACTAAACAAGTTCACTGGCCAAATCTGAGGAACGGCAATAAGGAATTTTATGTGGATGTTTATGGTCGAGGTGTCAAATTATGACTTGCCAACCTAGATATCCTTATCACCAACTTGTATTCTAGTCAAAGAAACTGAACACGtgtcattattaaaaaaaccgAGTAAGAGCAAGTCGGTCGACTCCTCATTACTTGGAGTGGGACCTAGGACAGGAGATTGCATTTGACACGTGTCTTTTGTTAACATTCATTGCTTCTTCACAACGCCTCACTCAGCCATAATTAAGCTTTAACcagtaagatttatttttaagggtaatattgtgtgtattattttttttgtgtataatttatatatataaataatatattattttataattaaatattattttatttttaatttatgatcactcaattatataataataaattatttatatacataaattatgtaccaataTTGAATACACATATTTATTATACTGCTAAATGCTACTTAATTTTACAACACATATACATAAAACTTCATTCGTGTGTGTATAGTTTGATTTATTATCGTTCAATagggttttctctttttaagctaaactgaaataaaatgtttgaaaattttttaaattaaattaaactattttaaattttaaatcaaataaaattaaattgaaaaaacataattttatttgatttaaattatgattgaatctattaaaattattaattttaaatatatattatttaataaaattaattgaattataattttctagaattaatataaacatatatatatatatatatataacaaaataaatataaaaatataagttgtataactaattacttattaaaaaattctgtcaaaaaagaacataaaatataatttataattcgGTTCGATTTTAATCtctcaaattgaaaattattttttaaaattttattaacttaaattaaacaattttacaaacccacttaaattaaatcataacttttaaatagTTCTATTTCTGTCTTACAATTTGAACGAAATCACACCCCTAAAACTTGAGGCAAGAAACATTATCTTGAGCATCACAAAGTACACAGACGTGGACGCTCTATGTGCCCATAATATCGTATCCGGGcttcttcttcaatttaatGCACACATTTCTCTCTGCTTAAAATAGGCCTTTAAAAGAAACCTAGAGAATAAAAATTAAGGTGAAGAAAGTCTAGCAGTTACTTATGGCTCAAACTATGTTGTTCATGCCTGGTGTTTCCACAAAGGGCGATCCTTTACTCGCATTCCAAACTCAGAGATTAAGGCCGAAACCATTTTCCCATCTTCTGTTTAACCCCCTGTCTGATAATGCTTCTGTTGCTTTTTCGTCTAAACCATTCACTGCTTTTGCTCTCTTCAAATCAAAAACCAAGGCCCCTCCCACGAAGGTTAAGGCTTTGTTGGTCGATCTCTTCTTGGTGTAAAGTTAATTTGTTTTGATGTGATTTTTAATTGTGTATGATTGCAGGCTGTGGCGAAGCCAAAACCTCAGGTTGAAGATGGTATCTTTGGCACCTCTGGAGGGATCGGTTTTACAAAGCAAAATGAGCTCTTTGTGGGTCGTGTTGCCATGATTGGCTTTGCTGTGAGTTCTACCTACCAAATTGCTCTTAATTCACTTGACACTTTTTCTTGCAATTTGATATTCCATTAAAGCTTGTATTAGTAGATTGTTTATGATTTAAATCTAGAAAATAGTGTGAGTAATATGGTATGGAGAATGACCCTTTTTGTTGCAAAAATATAATAGCAAATgttatgtgtactcattttaaatatataaatagatatatatttatgtgttattatatgaattgtgtgttattttattcataatttaaaataacttaattatttgatgatatatattaaatgtatatctatttacgtatttaaaataagtatgtaTAGTTTTACTAAAAATACAAATATCCCAAGATCTAATGTAGTATTATGTTGCAAGAAAGATAAGATGATTAAACGGAAATTGCAAAATTTGTGAGTcctaagctttttttttttttttttccgaatGTATTTAGGCTTCTTTGTTGGGAGAGGGAATAACAGGAAAGGGGATTCTAGCTCAATTAAATCTAGAGACAGGAATTCCAATCTATGAAGCTGAACCCcttctattatttttcatcctTTTCACCCTGCTTGGAGCCATTGGAGCCTTGGGAGACCGTGGAAAATTTGTTGACGATGAACCAGCCACTGGACCTGTGATTCCTCCTGGAAAAAGCTTCAGAGCTGCATTGGGTCTCAAAGAAGGaggtaataaacaaataataaaactatatagacatattttttagtacataaatagatacattaaTCATACAACGCAATCGTATAATGATACTTTACTTTTTAGTGtgacattgttttaattatgTGGAACAATTAGGTCCCTTGTTCGGATTCACAAAGGCGAATGAGCTGTTTGTAGGAAGATTGGCTCAGTTGGGCATTGCATTTTCTTTGATCGGAGAAATCATAACGGGGAAGGGAGCTCTAGCTCAACTCAACATTGAGACTGGAATTCCTGTTAATGAACTTGAACCCCTTGTGTTGTTTAACgttgtcttcttcttcattgCTGCATTGAATCCTGGAACAGGTAAATTTGTCACTGACGAAGAGGCAGAATAGATAGTCTTTAAGCGCTGATTATGTTTACATAAACAAACTtgcattttatttatgtaaaatccTATACTCTGTTTTTTACTCTCTCATGTTTAACTCTATTTTAGAAAATGTATTACCACTAACAAAACAAACTAGGAAGGTGTATTATTCGGTTTAAACTATAAATCAGATCGAATCATtcaaaaatagtaatttgttttagtttagtttataaaatagtttgattttgtttaataaatttcagaaaaaatggTTTACAGTTTAGATTACGATTTCTAtagtttttaaaccaaactaaactataaactgtaatttttaaatatatatatataaaaatcatatttgacaaaatttttaataaacaattaagtgtattatttttttatatgtatatgatatatctattttacattttttttatttcatcttttaaaaaactataattcaattattaatgattaaatacaacttatttaaaaataaataatttttaataggtttaaatcaaattttatattaaatcctttttttttaatttgatttggtttgaaattttttaaatcgttttattatttagttaaaaaaccTTCTTAATCCACATTAAATCGGATCGTATACCCCCCAGAACaaactaattattaaatttaccttAGAGCTCATACTCAAATAAAGGAATTGGCAAATAGTcagtaaatatatcatatatttatccTTAAATTGACTATAGAATGGgtcaacattttttatttcatttcgtTCTTACAATAGACATGTTTTAATGATTGTGGAAGATTAAATCGAATGGAATCTTTATCCTGAACAAAAAAtcactataataaaaattaatattaaaataaattgattttaaaaaatgtcaaatctCCAAAGTCACCCTTTAATTATTGACACGAAACCGAATAATTTAAGTAATGATACTCCTCCAAGCTTTTGCAAAAGTTGTTTGATGGGCAACCAACCACCCTCATTAGTAAAATGAGATTACGTGTGTAAAATAAACACAACATCATGACCTTCATCTGttacttaattattattaaggtgcaaatttttttaactttatcaaTGAGAGGACAAAAGTTATAAAATAGAAGtatgtacatttttttttaatatattttaaatatatattatataattagattaattttaattaaagataaaataatatttaattatataataatatattatttatatatttaaattatatctaaaatatatatacatataatattactcgaGTTATAAGTCAATCAATCAAGAAATATTGAACCCTTGCTTAGATTTAACTTTCTGAAAAAGGGAAACAGAATAATGacaaataacatattaatgctaattaataaattatttaaaattttgcatcttaattaataactttgctttaattaattatgagtgATTTCTTTTCTGCCCCAAGCATGGtgggaaaataatttttcacctaTTGAATTTGTAAATCATTTCACTAGGCCAAAACCTaacaaaataatgattaaatGATCTTGATCTATATGGATAGAGGTAATGAGTAAGCTCCATGAGTTGTTCaatgaaaatgagaaagaaaccAATATTACCTGAATtgatttgtaagtttttaaatttattacgAAGGAACTacattttagagttttgatgagattttttatcataaactaaaatacataattttgagTTTTAGGCAAAAATAGCTACTATCCATTATATTAATGAAAGAGattaatgaagatgaaaaaaaattttaacatagttTAGTTCACTACTTAGAAACTTATTGCATGATTACGTTATTTAGCTCTAGGGAATATGGTTAGATGGAGTTTGTATAGCGATtacaagaaagaaataatacatCTTGAATTTTTAGTGAGGTGAAAAATTTCTCTCTTGGATCTTTATTTTCAACGCCTTCTTGTCTTCCTTCTAGGGATGACAACCAGAAGAGGCGGGTAGGAGATTTCAATCCCCATCCTCATCTTTGGTTGATTCTTGTTACGAGGATAAAAACGATTCTCTATCTTTTCCTTGTGAAGAAAAATCTTCTCCACGTCTTGTCCTTGTGGGAAAAAATATCCTTCTCTCCctctaaatataacataaatatattaaataataaaattaactaaaattaaaaccaactcactatttcaaatattacaaatatcatatattgacaactttaatatgtacaacaaaaatataaataaatttaaaaaatataaatagtctaaaactataaagatatattagtgttttaagcaaaaatattgatataaaagGTCGGGGATAGGAACAGGGACAAGGGCGGGGTgtggaggggacacatgtatccttGTCCTTGACTCGTCCCCGATTGCAGAGATGTTTTTCGTCCCTTTCTTTGTTTCTATTAGAAAGGATTGAAGACCCTAAATTCAGATttaaattgtcatctctatttCCTTCCCCTACTTATGTGGTGGTCTTTTATAATATGAAAGATAGAGTGGTGGAGTTAAATGCATATTCTCTATCTTAGTGTATCTAATTTAAATACCGATTTAGAGATTTATTCCTAATTTAGTCAATATGTACAACAACAagataattatattgataattatttcTTGATTTGATAACACACTATTGTTTTGTCTTATAAACACAAAATGAAATAAGATATATTACCATATGAAGTTCTTTTCATTGTTTTCGGATTGCAAAGCGAAGAGATTAGTTCTATTGTCGTATTGCTATTTCTTATCTACCTCCTATTGCTTatgtttttcttatctttatttcttcttttaatatttatctctTTGTATCAATTATTGAATTCATAAAACAATTTTCTACAAATTATATTACAATTCAATCAAGTAACACCTCTATCCCACATTCCTAGATGATTGGCAGGTAGGTGGTGTGTTGGTCATGGCACCTCTAGCTTGTCACCCATTAATCAAATCTTGAAAGTGTCATACCTATGAGGTCAATGAAAAAGGAGTTCTACCTTGTAGCATAGGAGTTAATTTACAAGATTTTAAGACATATTTTATCATAGGAATTAACGCCTCGTTTGTGTGCAAAATCTAGgcatattttatctaaatttcacttcttcttttttttttaactagcGAACCCTATCTGATTTTATCGAACAAGtaaaatataaagtataatAACTAGATTCATAATTACTATATTAGATAATTTAGGATTTTACTAATAACTGACTATTTGATTTCAAGTTTATTAGTCTAGGGTTTTCATATGAGATAGAGATTACACTAGACGAACCCTAACTTTTCACAAAAGTTTCTTTTGCTTCATCATTCAAGCTGCTCTGTAAGGTCATTTTCTTACCTTTTATATATGTGGCAACTTTATAGCCTTAAAGCAtcagagaaattaaaataacactTTGTACCATGTATAATCAAATTTCTTTTAACCAAGTtaaattttgagataaaaaatgtGGTTTTATGTAGTTAGTGGTACggttagattcgaactgaaCCGAACCGAATTTAAGCTTATtgaagctcgagcttgactcctTTTAATAGGTCAAGCTAAAGTTCGAGTTCGAATTCATCGAGCTCATGTCAAAAATGTTCAAACTCAGCTTATTTGAGGGAAATTGAACTCAAGTTCAGCATGAGTTCGAGCTTTGAGCTCGACTTTATACTGAAACGAtgatgttttgatatatattggttaaaataatattatttagtcaattcatatcaaaaatttcaaactcgTGAGTTTTACAAGTTGAACACTCCTaaagctcaaattcaaaaatactgAACTCTAGGGCTTGAGCTTGATCTCACTTGAGTCGAATTTATTTTAGACTcgtttaagctcaaactcaaataaattctatttgaatttaaccTTAGTTAATGGGTGGAAAAGTTTTTAAAGCCAAACATTAGGTAGGAAAAGAAAATCtctaattaattcattaaaaactTTCTTGTCTCTGTTATAGCCCATGCGAAATGACAAAGAAAGGGACAGAGAGGACCACCCGATACATAACATGGTCTCCTCTTAGCTTTAGCTTTTTCCTTCTCCTCGAAGTTCTCTCCCCGTCAACCGAATCTTCCAACTGTTACAGTTTGGTACATCTAAGCCTTGAACTTGCACGGCGTTTGAGCGACCCAATTCAGGCGGGACAGGTTCGTCGTCAGACTCTTAAGATTAGTTTATATGTACTTTCAGTTCCGTTACTTTTCAAAGTAACTGTCTCAATCAGAGCCGTTGATTTCTGCGAAGTAATGGATAAATCATCAGCGATTGTTAATGAAAATCATCATCACTCCTTCTCTTCGTCGGCTTCTCAGAGACATGTTAGCTACAGgtcctctctctttttctttatgtatacaagtttcttctttttctttttctttttaattttagactGGAATT carries:
- the LOC123203369 gene encoding photosystem II 22 kDa protein, chloroplastic-like codes for the protein MAQTMLFMPGVSTKGDPLLAFQTQRLRPKPFSHLLFNPLSDNASVAFSSKPFTAFALFKSKTKAPPTKAVAKPKPQVEDGIFGTSGGIGFTKQNELFVGRVAMIGFAASLLGEGITGKGILAQLNLETGIPIYEAEPLLLFFILFTLLGAIGALGDRGKFVDDEPATGPVIPPGKSFRAALGLKEGGPLFGFTKANELFVGRLAQLGIAFSLIGEIITGKGALAQLNIETGIPVNELEPLVLFNVVFFFIAALNPGTGKFVTDEEAE